The Bombus terrestris chromosome 4, iyBomTerr1.2, whole genome shotgun sequence genome has a window encoding:
- the LOC100643926 gene encoding uncharacterized protein LOC100643926 isoform X5 produces the protein MQWKRIIRGAGKGAAMMEDPQTPGSDCNSNPATDSIQHDLISSEFVQDNVEYQWFIDYGYRDGGLHVHPSVLSSLSASYSREDLGYYDDLARNLDANLAEIDMESFRTADIHTLLTALPVMCTDPVQHSEFNYQRERYASISGSVMEKLDIGSSISPHTSSQGEDSACSTTDTISICKSSLLFSPLKETPILPPGGSYSVDSLDCEDMLLTCQTNNKENYTIAFEGSITMYSDGSQDFDNQEKQQKAYETVEPYYNRNADLKNVLDLSMACSDSKIYTTWSNLKHSSMNKIITRHPSGNNNTIPEFSHGVENIISVTNKRSQSLPDLTQATQFHLNMPLNFSVDSAESNNHVQQLHSSGSVMSRSINEESSDNGEHNSTGKKLQNLSLVKLFMKQKSMSAEGMSLTLDQSDSASDNGWPTNNSASDSGTNTNTQIQRQNINNIPKRQVPESDFSINWVKSDQHNNQDTENQKDSFNDIPKYTSTISEQKDEIISSASLEELSENISKSDLTHDNDADQNDIDIIPNVFEHQRKTAWVKSLEKKYPICKTTGIQAIAETEDNSVQTSLVYIPPVKEKENPSLRETIVNKKPVYVVYPNYVLPDLSFLNIKDTKLDCVTLKPQCFGKNRVSWKHTGRSGRPFSCNDIDTLRQRGFSHVKDWESLTFLLPTEYKKILHDVPEVSRHINIHEETKKPLFCLSPPMRHKTRTISEIIPNNSSSTSSTATQPSSGYRGSSTILTDSSTNQQTLNNATNPLYLYRYDSISSEASLVSNDKKIHRQISKTKTACPSFPKRSISLPHGDRESEFSSGKVPPRPPLPRSILRKSKVPASKRYSMFEMGDVEEIEDQSPETNKRMSLQEPYYMNNDLQLACRGRVADPEKDVDETEERYHTERVNEIANTGDLETENSENSEDDVKQLEEFLKRSGFSSQSSDGDTEDPDVKLRSYVRKFLALRMNKDVTKATDMIESQKKTVSFAVNQRKKYLDNKGNLNVTTNEQSKDIVFPDERRAMSPDNKLDLDEKRKMILSVNKAVDLLLKYWNTESIHSRQNYNDKNECAQICVSNLCPALYAIMSDGLKSHLNSTFGPITNSVWQVVEASSQQGPVTKTLNELVQKINGEDVITEGMLKFHAFVFGLLNLRALDAWFAYLCTRESILRKHYNNNSLFVAALANANVREVVDALLHILNPLAFCPFQLDLLYQYRQLHNSFGSLNNHTINAVNFRNVDLAANEHHFDKTDTCAMVSSPRKVRPRSCVAYTNYDDKPGGIHKSDMETVKKRLSNPIGSKIFRALDKLASEDSEDYTDSLEHSPLNRASNRQPISRKSHSPENKIDDEDNISGEEKFRKLQEKWELMVGKEDAKIQPPISSPLSPTRTPTSVGKSKIPRLLTSPVKQSNTTTGPVKSTKSPISGIPSLKKPVMLSTTKTTPKKPVEVRNKDTTKRTSRVDQEIVGATRTHLTRPSSLPYKSYGVMSKDKHLVSPQRRAASTSLPRPTTTSTTRNHPTKKPLKEVRTLTHRMPSDNGHLAFAEGEKLKVILEVDSKWLLCARGDRKGLVPRMCVYNIQT, from the exons ATGCAATGGAAAAGAATTATTCGAG GTGCAGGCAAAGGGGCTGCAATGATGGAAGATCCACAAACACCAGGATCTGATTGTAACTCCAATCCTGCAACAGATTCTATTCAACATGATTTAATTAGCTCTGAATTTGTGCAGGACAATGTGGAGTATCAATGGTTCATTGATTATGG CTACAGAGATGGAGGGCTTCATGTTCATCCAAGCGTATTATCCTCACTCTCTGCTTCATATTCTCGAGAAGATCTGGGCTATTATGATGACCTTGCCCGTAATCTCGATGCTAATTTGGCAGAAATTGATATGGAAAGCTTTCGTACAGCAGATATCCATACTCTGCTTACAGCATTGCCTGTCATGTGCACAGATCCAGTTCAGCATTCAGAG TTTAACTATCAAAGGGAACGATATGCCAGTATATCTGGATCTGTTATGGAAAAACTTGACATCGGTTCATCAATCAGCCCTCATACCAGCAGCCAG GGAGAAGATTCCGCCTGTTCAACAACAGATACAATTTCCATATGCAAATCATCATTACTCTTCTCTCCTCTGAAAGAGACACCCATACTACCACCAGGGGGTAGTTATAGCGTCGACTCTCTGGACTGTGAGGATATGCTACTAACATGCCAGACAAATAATAAAGAGAACTATACTATTGCTTTTGAGGGTAGTATTACAATGTATTCAGATGGTTCACAAGATTTTGATAATCAAG aaaaacaGCAAAAAGCTTATGAAACTGTAGAACCATATTATAATAGAAATGCGGATTtgaaaaatgtattagactTATCAATGGCATGTTCTGATTCTAAGATATATACAACATGGAGCAATTTGAAACATTCTtctatgaataaaattataaccCGTCATCCGTCAggcaataataatacaataccgGAATTTTCACATGGTGTGGAAAATATCATATCTGTAACAAACAAGAGAAGTCAAAGTTTGCCAGATCTTACTCAGGCTACACAATTCCATCTCAATATGCCTCTCAATTTTTCT GTTGATTCTGCAGAATCAAATAATCACGTACAACAATTACATAGTTCAGGATCTGTAATGAGTCGGTCTATAAACGAAGAAAGTTCTGATAATGGGGAACATAATTCAACAggaaagaaattacaaaatttaagtcttgtaaaattatttatgaaacaaaaaagtatGAGTGCTGAAGGAATGAGTCTTACATTGGATCAATCAGACTCTGCTAGTGATAATGGATGGCCTACAAACAATAGTGCTAGTGATAGTGGTACTAATACAAATACGCAAATACAACggcaaaatataaataatatcccTAAACGTCAAGTTCCAGAAAGtgatttttctattaattgGGTTAAAAGTGATCAACATAACAATCAAGATACGGAAAATCAGAAAGACAGCTTTAACGACATTCCAAAATATACATCAACGATAAGTGAACAAAAGGATGAAATAATATCATCCGCATCTTTAGAAGAGCTATCAGAGAATATATCTAAATCAGATCTAACACACGATAATGATGCCGACCAAAATGACATTGATATTATTCCTAACGTTTTCGAACATCAGCGAAAAACTGCATGGGTCAAATCATTAGAAAAGAAATATCCAATTTGCAAAACGACAGGTATTCAAGCAATAGCTGAGACAGAGGATAATTCAGTCCAAACATCACTAGTATATATACCacctgtaaaagaaaaagaaaatccaTCTTTACGAGAAACGATTGTTAATAAAAAGCCAGTTTATGTTGTATATCCGAACTACGTTTTACCGGACTTATCATTTCTCAATATTAAAGATACAAAGTTGGATTGTGTAACTTTAAAGCCGCAATGTTTTGGAAAAAATAGAGTTAGCTGGAAACATACTGGTAGATCTGGTAGACCATTCTCATGTAATGATATAGACACGTTACGTCAACGTGGATTTTCACATGTTAAAGACTGGGAGTCGTTAACATTCCTTTTGCCTACTGAGTACAAGAAAATTTTGCACGATGTACCAGAAGTTTCGAGGCATATCAATATtcacgaagaaacgaagaagcctctattttgtttatctcCTCCAATGCGTCATAAAACTCGTACTATAAGCGAAATCATACCAAATAATTCATCCTCTACTAGTAGTACCGCGACACAACCATCCTCCGGATATCGAGGATCTTCTACAATATTAACTGATTCTTCAACAAATCAACAAACGTTAAATAATGCAACCAATCCATTGTATCTTTACCGTTATGATAGTATTAGTTCTGAGGCCAGTTTAGTAAGTAATGATAAAAAGATTCATAGGCAAATTAGTAAGACAAAAACAGCCTGTCCATCTTTTCCAAAACGATCGATTTCTTTACCACATGGAGATCGTGAATCCGAATTTTCTAGCGGTAAAGTGCCACCAAGGCCACCTTTACCCAGAAGTATTTTAAGGAAAAGTAAGGTTCCTGCAAGTAAGAGATATAGCATGTTCGAAATGGGAGATGTAGAAGAAATAGAGGATCAATCAcctgaaacaaataaaagaatgtCTTTACAAGAACCATATTATATGAATAATGATTTACAATTAGCATGTCGTGGTCGAGTCGCTGATCCAGAAAAAGATGTCGATGAGACGGAAGAAAGATATCATACAGAAAGAGTAAATGAAATAGCTAATACCGGAGACTTAGAGACTGAAAATTCTGAAAATAGCGAAGATGACGTAAAACAACTGGAAGAATTTCTGAAGCGCAGCGGTTTCTCGTCACAGAGTAGTGATGGAGATACTGAAGATCCCGATGTTAAATTAAGATCGTATGTAAGAAAGTTTTTAGCTCTCAGGATGAATAAAGATGTTACCAAAGCTACTGATATGATAGAATCACAGAAAAAGACTGTCAGTTTTGCCGTAAACCAAAGGAAAAAGTATTTAGACAATAAG ggTAACTTAAACGTTACTACAAATGAACAAAGTAAAGATATCGTATTCCCAGATGAAAGAAGAGCAATGAGTCCAGATAATAAATTGGATTTAGATGAAAAGAGaa AAATGATATTATCCGTAAATAAGGCAGTAGATTTGTTACTGAAATATTGGAACACTGAATCAATCCATAGTAGACAAAATTACAATGACAAAAATGAATGTGCTCAAATCTGTGTTAGCAACTTATGTCCAGCTTTGTATGCCATCATGTCAGATGGATTGAAATCACATTTAAATTCAACATTTGGACCAATAACAAATAGTGTTTGGCAAGTGGTTGAAGCATCTTCTCAACAAGGTCCAGTTACTAAAACATTGAATGAATTAGTGCAAAAAATTAATGGTGAAGATGTTATTACTGAGGGAATGCTAAAGTTTCATGCATTTGTATTTGGTTTATTAAA TTTAAGAGCTTTGGACGCATGGTTTGCATATTTATGTACAAGGGAATCCATCTTAAGGAaacattataataataacaGCTTATTTGTAGCAGCTTTGGCCAATGCAAATGTACGAGAAGTTGTGGATGctcttttacatattttaaatcCTCTTGCGTTTTGCCCATTTCAGCTTGACCTTTTATATCAATATCGTCAACTTCATAATAGTTTCGGCAGTTTAAAtaatcatacaataaac GCTGTAAACTTTAGAAATGTCGACCTTGCTGCAAACGAACATCATTTTGATAAAACGGATACATGTGCAATGGTTTCTAGTCCCAGAAAAGTACGTCCACGATCGTGCGTCGCTTATACAAACTACGACGATAAACCTGGTGGTATACATAAGTCAGATATGGAAACTGTTAAAAAACGCTTAAGTAATCCTATAGGTTCGAAAATATTTCGTGCTCTCGATAAACTGGCTTCCGAAGATTCCGAAGATTATACTGATAGTTTAGAACATTCACCATTGAATAGAGCATCAAATAGACAACCTATATCGAGAAAATCTCATAGTccagaaaataaaatagatgaTGAAGACAATATATCCGGAGAAGAGAAATTTAGGAAACTCCAAGAAAAATGGGAATTAATGGTCGGAAAAGAAGATGCAAAGATTCAACCACCGATATCATCACCCTTGTCACCCACAAGAACGCCTACCAGTGTAGGAAAATCTAAAATACCTAGGCTTCTTACTTCTCCggtaaaacaatcgaatacaaCAACAGGACCTGTTAAAAGCACAAAATCTCCCATTTCGGGAATTCCATCATTGAAAAAACCGGTCATGTTATCAACGACGAAAACTACTCCAAAAAAGCCAGTAGAAGTAAGGAACAAAGATACAACAAAGCGTACTAGTAGAGTGGATCAGGAAATTGTAGGAGCAACAAGAACTCATTTAACACGACCTAGTTCGCTACCGTACAAGTCTTACGGGGTAATGTCTAAGGATAAACATTTAGTATCTCCTCAAAGGCGAGCAGCGTCTACGTCTTTACCACGACCAACTACTACTAGTACCACAAGAAACCATCCTACAAAAAAGCCACTTAA AGAGGTTCGCACACTCACGCATAGAATGCCATCAGATAATGGGCATCTTGCATTTGCGGAAGGAGAGAAACTGAAAGTAATTCTAGAGGTAGATAGTAAGTGGTTGTTATGTGCCAGAGGTGATCGAAAAGGTCTAGTTCCGCGGATGTGTGTGTATAACATTCAGACTTAG
- the LOC100643926 gene encoding uncharacterized protein LOC100643926 isoform X4: protein MFNKPQKHFVYARYGAGKGAAMMEDPQTPGSDCNSNPATDSIQHDLISSEFVQDNVEYQWFIDYGYRDGGLHVHPSVLSSLSASYSREDLGYYDDLARNLDANLAEIDMESFRTADIHTLLTALPVMCTDPVQHSEFNYQRERYASISGSVMEKLDIGSSISPHTSSQGEDSACSTTDTISICKSSLLFSPLKETPILPPGGSYSVDSLDCEDMLLTCQTNNKENYTIAFEGSITMYSDGSQDFDNQEKQQKAYETVEPYYNRNADLKNVLDLSMACSDSKIYTTWSNLKHSSMNKIITRHPSGNNNTIPEFSHGVENIISVTNKRSQSLPDLTQATQFHLNMPLNFSVDSAESNNHVQQLHSSGSVMSRSINEESSDNGEHNSTGKKLQNLSLVKLFMKQKSMSAEGMSLTLDQSDSASDNGWPTNNSASDSGTNTNTQIQRQNINNIPKRQVPESDFSINWVKSDQHNNQDTENQKDSFNDIPKYTSTISEQKDEIISSASLEELSENISKSDLTHDNDADQNDIDIIPNVFEHQRKTAWVKSLEKKYPICKTTGIQAIAETEDNSVQTSLVYIPPVKEKENPSLRETIVNKKPVYVVYPNYVLPDLSFLNIKDTKLDCVTLKPQCFGKNRVSWKHTGRSGRPFSCNDIDTLRQRGFSHVKDWESLTFLLPTEYKKILHDVPEVSRHINIHEETKKPLFCLSPPMRHKTRTISEIIPNNSSSTSSTATQPSSGYRGSSTILTDSSTNQQTLNNATNPLYLYRYDSISSEASLVSNDKKIHRQISKTKTACPSFPKRSISLPHGDRESEFSSGKVPPRPPLPRSILRKSKVPASKRYSMFEMGDVEEIEDQSPETNKRMSLQEPYYMNNDLQLACRGRVADPEKDVDETEERYHTERVNEIANTGDLETENSENSEDDVKQLEEFLKRSGFSSQSSDGDTEDPDVKLRSYVRKFLALRMNKDVTKATDMIESQKKTVSFAVNQRKKYLDNKGNLNVTTNEQSKDIVFPDERRAMSPDNKLDLDEKRKMILSVNKAVDLLLKYWNTESIHSRQNYNDKNECAQICVSNLCPALYAIMSDGLKSHLNSTFGPITNSVWQVVEASSQQGPVTKTLNELVQKINGEDVITEGMLKFHAFVFGLLNLRALDAWFAYLCTRESILRKHYNNNSLFVAALANANVREVVDALLHILNPLAFCPFQLDLLYQYRQLHNSFGSLNNHTINAVNFRNVDLAANEHHFDKTDTCAMVSSPRKVRPRSCVAYTNYDDKPGGIHKSDMETVKKRLSNPIGSKIFRALDKLASEDSEDYTDSLEHSPLNRASNRQPISRKSHSPENKIDDEDNISGEEKFRKLQEKWELMVGKEDAKIQPPISSPLSPTRTPTSVGKSKIPRLLTSPVKQSNTTTGPVKSTKSPISGIPSLKKPVMLSTTKTTPKKPVEVRNKDTTKRTSRVDQEIVGATRTHLTRPSSLPYKSYGVMSKDKHLVSPQRRAASTSLPRPTTTSTTRNHPTKKPLKEVRTLTHRMPSDNGHLAFAEGEKLKVILEVDSKWLLCARGDRKGLVPRMCVYNIQT from the exons atgttTAACAAACCACAAAAACACTTTGTCTATGCAAGATATG GTGCAGGCAAAGGGGCTGCAATGATGGAAGATCCACAAACACCAGGATCTGATTGTAACTCCAATCCTGCAACAGATTCTATTCAACATGATTTAATTAGCTCTGAATTTGTGCAGGACAATGTGGAGTATCAATGGTTCATTGATTATGG CTACAGAGATGGAGGGCTTCATGTTCATCCAAGCGTATTATCCTCACTCTCTGCTTCATATTCTCGAGAAGATCTGGGCTATTATGATGACCTTGCCCGTAATCTCGATGCTAATTTGGCAGAAATTGATATGGAAAGCTTTCGTACAGCAGATATCCATACTCTGCTTACAGCATTGCCTGTCATGTGCACAGATCCAGTTCAGCATTCAGAG TTTAACTATCAAAGGGAACGATATGCCAGTATATCTGGATCTGTTATGGAAAAACTTGACATCGGTTCATCAATCAGCCCTCATACCAGCAGCCAG GGAGAAGATTCCGCCTGTTCAACAACAGATACAATTTCCATATGCAAATCATCATTACTCTTCTCTCCTCTGAAAGAGACACCCATACTACCACCAGGGGGTAGTTATAGCGTCGACTCTCTGGACTGTGAGGATATGCTACTAACATGCCAGACAAATAATAAAGAGAACTATACTATTGCTTTTGAGGGTAGTATTACAATGTATTCAGATGGTTCACAAGATTTTGATAATCAAG aaaaacaGCAAAAAGCTTATGAAACTGTAGAACCATATTATAATAGAAATGCGGATTtgaaaaatgtattagactTATCAATGGCATGTTCTGATTCTAAGATATATACAACATGGAGCAATTTGAAACATTCTtctatgaataaaattataaccCGTCATCCGTCAggcaataataatacaataccgGAATTTTCACATGGTGTGGAAAATATCATATCTGTAACAAACAAGAGAAGTCAAAGTTTGCCAGATCTTACTCAGGCTACACAATTCCATCTCAATATGCCTCTCAATTTTTCT GTTGATTCTGCAGAATCAAATAATCACGTACAACAATTACATAGTTCAGGATCTGTAATGAGTCGGTCTATAAACGAAGAAAGTTCTGATAATGGGGAACATAATTCAACAggaaagaaattacaaaatttaagtcttgtaaaattatttatgaaacaaaaaagtatGAGTGCTGAAGGAATGAGTCTTACATTGGATCAATCAGACTCTGCTAGTGATAATGGATGGCCTACAAACAATAGTGCTAGTGATAGTGGTACTAATACAAATACGCAAATACAACggcaaaatataaataatatcccTAAACGTCAAGTTCCAGAAAGtgatttttctattaattgGGTTAAAAGTGATCAACATAACAATCAAGATACGGAAAATCAGAAAGACAGCTTTAACGACATTCCAAAATATACATCAACGATAAGTGAACAAAAGGATGAAATAATATCATCCGCATCTTTAGAAGAGCTATCAGAGAATATATCTAAATCAGATCTAACACACGATAATGATGCCGACCAAAATGACATTGATATTATTCCTAACGTTTTCGAACATCAGCGAAAAACTGCATGGGTCAAATCATTAGAAAAGAAATATCCAATTTGCAAAACGACAGGTATTCAAGCAATAGCTGAGACAGAGGATAATTCAGTCCAAACATCACTAGTATATATACCacctgtaaaagaaaaagaaaatccaTCTTTACGAGAAACGATTGTTAATAAAAAGCCAGTTTATGTTGTATATCCGAACTACGTTTTACCGGACTTATCATTTCTCAATATTAAAGATACAAAGTTGGATTGTGTAACTTTAAAGCCGCAATGTTTTGGAAAAAATAGAGTTAGCTGGAAACATACTGGTAGATCTGGTAGACCATTCTCATGTAATGATATAGACACGTTACGTCAACGTGGATTTTCACATGTTAAAGACTGGGAGTCGTTAACATTCCTTTTGCCTACTGAGTACAAGAAAATTTTGCACGATGTACCAGAAGTTTCGAGGCATATCAATATtcacgaagaaacgaagaagcctctattttgtttatctcCTCCAATGCGTCATAAAACTCGTACTATAAGCGAAATCATACCAAATAATTCATCCTCTACTAGTAGTACCGCGACACAACCATCCTCCGGATATCGAGGATCTTCTACAATATTAACTGATTCTTCAACAAATCAACAAACGTTAAATAATGCAACCAATCCATTGTATCTTTACCGTTATGATAGTATTAGTTCTGAGGCCAGTTTAGTAAGTAATGATAAAAAGATTCATAGGCAAATTAGTAAGACAAAAACAGCCTGTCCATCTTTTCCAAAACGATCGATTTCTTTACCACATGGAGATCGTGAATCCGAATTTTCTAGCGGTAAAGTGCCACCAAGGCCACCTTTACCCAGAAGTATTTTAAGGAAAAGTAAGGTTCCTGCAAGTAAGAGATATAGCATGTTCGAAATGGGAGATGTAGAAGAAATAGAGGATCAATCAcctgaaacaaataaaagaatgtCTTTACAAGAACCATATTATATGAATAATGATTTACAATTAGCATGTCGTGGTCGAGTCGCTGATCCAGAAAAAGATGTCGATGAGACGGAAGAAAGATATCATACAGAAAGAGTAAATGAAATAGCTAATACCGGAGACTTAGAGACTGAAAATTCTGAAAATAGCGAAGATGACGTAAAACAACTGGAAGAATTTCTGAAGCGCAGCGGTTTCTCGTCACAGAGTAGTGATGGAGATACTGAAGATCCCGATGTTAAATTAAGATCGTATGTAAGAAAGTTTTTAGCTCTCAGGATGAATAAAGATGTTACCAAAGCTACTGATATGATAGAATCACAGAAAAAGACTGTCAGTTTTGCCGTAAACCAAAGGAAAAAGTATTTAGACAATAAG ggTAACTTAAACGTTACTACAAATGAACAAAGTAAAGATATCGTATTCCCAGATGAAAGAAGAGCAATGAGTCCAGATAATAAATTGGATTTAGATGAAAAGAGaa AAATGATATTATCCGTAAATAAGGCAGTAGATTTGTTACTGAAATATTGGAACACTGAATCAATCCATAGTAGACAAAATTACAATGACAAAAATGAATGTGCTCAAATCTGTGTTAGCAACTTATGTCCAGCTTTGTATGCCATCATGTCAGATGGATTGAAATCACATTTAAATTCAACATTTGGACCAATAACAAATAGTGTTTGGCAAGTGGTTGAAGCATCTTCTCAACAAGGTCCAGTTACTAAAACATTGAATGAATTAGTGCAAAAAATTAATGGTGAAGATGTTATTACTGAGGGAATGCTAAAGTTTCATGCATTTGTATTTGGTTTATTAAA TTTAAGAGCTTTGGACGCATGGTTTGCATATTTATGTACAAGGGAATCCATCTTAAGGAaacattataataataacaGCTTATTTGTAGCAGCTTTGGCCAATGCAAATGTACGAGAAGTTGTGGATGctcttttacatattttaaatcCTCTTGCGTTTTGCCCATTTCAGCTTGACCTTTTATATCAATATCGTCAACTTCATAATAGTTTCGGCAGTTTAAAtaatcatacaataaac GCTGTAAACTTTAGAAATGTCGACCTTGCTGCAAACGAACATCATTTTGATAAAACGGATACATGTGCAATGGTTTCTAGTCCCAGAAAAGTACGTCCACGATCGTGCGTCGCTTATACAAACTACGACGATAAACCTGGTGGTATACATAAGTCAGATATGGAAACTGTTAAAAAACGCTTAAGTAATCCTATAGGTTCGAAAATATTTCGTGCTCTCGATAAACTGGCTTCCGAAGATTCCGAAGATTATACTGATAGTTTAGAACATTCACCATTGAATAGAGCATCAAATAGACAACCTATATCGAGAAAATCTCATAGTccagaaaataaaatagatgaTGAAGACAATATATCCGGAGAAGAGAAATTTAGGAAACTCCAAGAAAAATGGGAATTAATGGTCGGAAAAGAAGATGCAAAGATTCAACCACCGATATCATCACCCTTGTCACCCACAAGAACGCCTACCAGTGTAGGAAAATCTAAAATACCTAGGCTTCTTACTTCTCCggtaaaacaatcgaatacaaCAACAGGACCTGTTAAAAGCACAAAATCTCCCATTTCGGGAATTCCATCATTGAAAAAACCGGTCATGTTATCAACGACGAAAACTACTCCAAAAAAGCCAGTAGAAGTAAGGAACAAAGATACAACAAAGCGTACTAGTAGAGTGGATCAGGAAATTGTAGGAGCAACAAGAACTCATTTAACACGACCTAGTTCGCTACCGTACAAGTCTTACGGGGTAATGTCTAAGGATAAACATTTAGTATCTCCTCAAAGGCGAGCAGCGTCTACGTCTTTACCACGACCAACTACTACTAGTACCACAAGAAACCATCCTACAAAAAAGCCACTTAA AGAGGTTCGCACACTCACGCATAGAATGCCATCAGATAATGGGCATCTTGCATTTGCGGAAGGAGAGAAACTGAAAGTAATTCTAGAGGTAGATAGTAAGTGGTTGTTATGTGCCAGAGGTGATCGAAAAGGTCTAGTTCCGCGGATGTGTGTGTATAACATTCAGACTTAG